The Pectobacterium wasabiae CFBP 3304 DNA segment CTGACCGTCGCGGTTCACCTGCCGATTAAGCAAATCTACGGTGATCGTACCGAAGCTCACCAGCGGCGTTTCCTGCTGAGTATGGCTGTGGCGACGCAGTGCGACGCGCAACCGTGCCAGTAACTCGCCGATGCCAAATGGTTTAGTCAGGTAATCATCGGCACCAGCATCCAGCGCCTCTATTTTATCCTGCTCGTCGGTACGGGCAGACAGCACAATTACGGGCAGGCTGCTCCACTGACGTAAATCACGGATATAGTCGATACCGTTGCCGTCCGGCAGGCCTAAATCGAGAATGATCAGATCGGGTTTGCGCGTGGCCGCTTCCAGCAGGCCGCGCTGCATCGTTTCTGCATCAAACACGCGACAGCCTTCGCCTTCCAGCGCCTGACGAACAAAACGACGGATCTCTTTTTCATCTTCGACGATCAGAATAGTGGCCTGCAATGGATTTAGTGCTCCTCAATCTCTTCTGGTTCAAGATCCGGCGGTGCCGACAGGGGTAGCGTGAAATGGAAGGCTGCACCACCATTTTCAGTATGGCTTGCCCAGATACGGCCACCGTGTATTTCTATAACGGCTCGACAGATCGCCAGCCCCAGCCCGACGCCGGGAATCGATGACTCTTTGTGACCACGGGAAAATTTATCAAAAATCATGCTTTCTTGGCCGTGCTCAATCCCCGGCCCATTATCCTGCACGATGATTTCCAGTGCATTTTCCTGCATATCGGTCTGCGGAATAGCGTGTGCCGTAATGACGATCGTGGCCTGCTCTCCGGCGTACTTCAGCGCATTCTCCAACAGGTTAATGAACACGCGTTCCACTAGCCCCGCATCACAATAAACCAGAACCATCTCATCAGGTAGATTAACCTGAATGGTGTTTTTCGCCAGTGCGCTTTCCAACTGTTGCAGAGCACTGCCGATTAATTCTTCAGGTGTTTGCCACTCTTTGCGCAGGTTAAAACCATCCGACTGAATACGTGCCATATCGAGCAGATTATTCACCAGCCGTGTGGTGTTCAAAATGTGCTGGCGGATCTGGTTGGCTTGCGGTGCATAAGGCGAGCCTTCACTCGCCAGATTCAGCGTCAGAATCTCGGCCTGACCAAAGAGTACCGTCAGCGGCGTGCGCAGATCGTGCGAGAGCGCGGCAAGCAGCGAGTTACGCAACTGCTCACGCTCGGCATCCAGCCGGGCATTTTCCGTGCTTTGCATCAGGTGCAGACGCTCCAGCGCATTCGCGATCAGCACGGTAAAGGTTTCCAGCAGTCGCTGCTGCTCGGGAATCATCAACTGCCGCGCGTTATTGGGTTCAATCGCCAGCACGCCAAAGGTTTGCTGCGTGGTGGTGAGTGGCAGAACCTGATACGACACACCAGGCAGGGTGGATGTCCCCGCACCGGCAGGCGCACGGTGATCGACGCTCCAACGTGCGATAGCGTTATCAACAATCAAGGACTGGTGATCCCGCGTGGGCTGCTGGCGGTCGGGTGAAATGGGGGGCAGGCTATCGGTCAACAGCACGGCGATCTTGGCCTGAAACGTGGTGCTGAGGAAATGCTGGCTGGTTTCGACGATATCCGTGCTGGACAGGCTACGGTTCAGCGCCTTGGACATCTCATACAGATGGCGGACGCGCTGCTCGCGATAACGAGCGACCCTGGCCTGATAGCGCACGCCTGCCGTCAGATTACCGACCAGCAGGCCGACGCCGAGCATCACGGCAAAGGTAAGCAGATATTGTGCATCCGACACGGCAAACGTACCGCGCGGCAAAATGAAAAAGAGATCGAAACTGGCGACGTTGATGACGGCGGCGAATACCGATGGCCAACGACCGAAGAATAGCGCGACAATGACGACAGCCAGCAGATAAATCATCACCAGATTAACCGATTCCAGCATGGCAAACGGTGACCATGAAGCGAGTAGGGTGATAAAGGCACATAGTAACGTTGCCAACCCGCAACCGAATAACTGCATGCGCCATTTTTCTACCAGCCCGCGAGCATCGGGCGTTTTAATTGGTGCGGCAGGCGGGTCATCCTGTACGGCTACGACAACCAGATCGAGATCGGGCCCCAATCTGCCGAGTCGTTCGGCAAAGCGAGTGCGCCACCACCAGCCGAAGCGCTGTTCCACATGGCGACCAATGACAATTTTGCCGAGGTTGTGCTCACGCGCATAACGCAGGACGGCAAGCTCTTCGTCGGGTTCCGATAGCGTAACGGTTTCAGCTCCGAGATCTTGTGCTAGCTTGAGTGCCCGCAAAATGGCACGCCGCTGCGGTTCGGGTAAGCGATGTAAGCGCGGGGTTTCGACATAAACCGCGTGCCAGGCGCTGCCTAAGCGTGCCGCTAGCCGTGCTGCGGTGCGCACCAGCTTTTCATTGCCGGTGCCGTGACCGATGCATAACAGAATGGCATCGCGGGTATGCCAGACCTGCTCGCGACCTTGTCCCGCACGCATAGCGCGCATTTGATCGTCAACCCGATCGGCCAGACGCCGCAGTGCCAGCTCGCGCAGGGCGATTAAATTGCCTTTACGAAAAAAGTTCTCGACGGCGCGTTCTGCCTGGAGCGGCAAATACACTTTGCCTTCATTCAGACGTTGCCGCAGATCGTCCGGTGGCAGATCCACCAAAATGACTTCGCTGGCCTGATCGAAAATCGGATCTGGCACCGTTTCCCGCACTTTGATGCCGGTGACACCGCCGACCACGTCATTCAGGCTTTCCAGATGCTGGACGTTCACCGTGGTAAAGACATCGATACCGGCATCGAGCAGTTCCTGCACATCCTGCCAGCGTTTGGGGTGACGCGATCCACTCACGTTGCTGTGTGCCAGTTCGTCGATCAGAATCAGCGCCGGACAGCGTGCCAGCGCGGCATCCAGATCGAATTCGACAGTGTGGCGACCGTGATGGCGAAGGTGCTTGAGCGGCAGTTGCGGTAACCCATCCAGCAGCGCGGCAGTTTCACTGCGGCCGTGGGTTTCGACCACACCGACAAGAATATCCAATCCCTGTGCCCGCAGCCGTTGCGCTTCTTGCAACATGGCATAGGTTTTCCCTACGCCCGCGCAGGCACCAAAAAAGATTTTCAGCTTGCCACGCGGCAGTGTACCGATCTGAGCCAGCAGGCTATCGGGGTCCGGGCGACGATCTTCACCGTCAATCATGAGCTATCCTTTATTGGCGCGGCCTGAACCGATGTCAGGCCGCAGATAATCTCATTACCACCGCGCGAAGCTCTCTGCCTACAGCCTCAGCGGGGTTTCGTATAATCTTTAATAGTAACGCAGTGTCGATTAAGGCAGTGGTTTTTCCTCATCCAGCGCCAGATTCAACAACAGGACATTGACCGTCGGCTGCCCAATGAACGCGGGCTTGCTCGACTCGGTAAAGTGGTCGATCAATTGTTGTATCTGCTGGAGCGACATCCCTCTGGCCTGCGCGATGTAGAGCGCCTGATAGCGAGCCGCCTCTGGGGAAATCTGCGGGTCCAGCCCGCTGCCGGATGCTGTCAACAGCTCGGTAGGTATGGGTTGCTGATTGCCGATGGTCTGATGCCAATAAGTGGCGCGTTCACTTAGCTGCTTATCCAGCGCCGGATTGCTGGCGGCCAAATTGCTACCGCCGGAAGCTAGCGCGTTATAGGGCGCATCTGACGTGGCGGAAGGACGTCCCTGAAAATAGCCCGCCTGGCTGAACGGCTGCCCGATTAGAGATGAACCGACGACGGCATTATCACGATAAATCAGCGATCCATTTGCCTGTGCTGGGAACAGCCACTGTGCCAGCACGGTGGTCAGCAGCGGGTACGCCAGACCAGTAAACAACACTAATAACAAGAATAAACACAAAGAAGAACGTAAATAGCGCATACCCGTCAGTCCTTAAGCCAGATTCAGCCCGGTCAGTAACATATCAATGAGCTTGATACCAAGGAACGGCACCAGCAGCCCGCCAAGACCATAAATCCACAGATTGCGACTTAGCTGTGCTGCCGCGCTCATGGGGCGATAGCGAACCCCTTTAAGCGCCAGCGGGATCAGAAACACAATAATCAGCGCGTTGAAGATCACCGCCGACAGCATGGCCGACGTGGGGGAGTGCAACTGCATCACGTTGAGCGCATTGAGCTGCGGATAGGTGGCAGCAAAAGCGGCCGGGATAATGGCGAAATACTTCGCCACGTCGTTGGCGATACTGAACGTCGTCAGCGAGCCGCGTGTCATCAGCATCTGCTTGCCGATATGTACCACTTCGATCAGCTTGGTCGGGTTGGAATCCAGATCGACCATGTTGCCCGCTTCTTTTGCTGCCTGCGTACCGGAGTTCATGGCAACCGCCACGTCTGCCTGCGCCAGTGCGGGAGCATCGTTGGTGCCGTCGCCGGTCATCGCTACCAGTCGGCCTTCGGCCTGATATTGGCGAATCAATTCCAGCTTGGTTTCTGGCGTCGCTTCCGCCAGAAAGTCATCAACGCCCGCTTCTGCGGCAATGGCCGCCGCCGTGAGCGGGTTGTCACCGGTGATCATCACGGTTTTGATTCCCATGCTGCGCAGTTCGGCGAAACGTGCTTTGATACCGCTTTTCACGATATCTTTCAGTTCCACCACGCCGAGCACGCGTTTGCCTTCCGCAACGACCAGCGGCGTTCCCCCACTGCGTGCCACATTGGATACCGCTTCCTCGACCTGATGTGGGAAATCGCCGTTATTCGCTTCAATGTAGCGACGCAAGGCATCGACAGCGCCTTTACGAATGGTACGTTGGCCGAAATTGACACCGCTCATGCGCGTCTGGGCGGTAAAGGGAACAAAGGTCGCGTCCAGCGAGCGTAAGTCCTGTTCCGCCAGATTAAAGCGCTGCTTTGCCAGCACCACGATGCTGCGGCCCTCGGGTGTTTCATCCGCCAAAGACGCGAGACGTGCGGCGTCAGCCAGCGCCTGCTCGGTGACGCCCGGTGCAGGCAGAAAAGCGGAAGCCTGGCGGTTACCCAGCGTAATGGTGCCGGTTTTATCGAGCAGCAGAACGTCGATATCGCCCGCCGCTTCGACGGCCCGCCCGCTGGTGGCAATGACGTTCGCTCCCAACATTCGGCTCATCCCCGCTACGCCGATAGCCGACAGCAGGCCACCGATAGTGGTTGGGATCAGACAGACGAGCAGGGCGACAAGTACCGTCACGTCGACGACATCACCGCTGTGATTAGCCTGTACACCAAACCATGAAAACGGGTAGAGCGTGGCCGTCGCCAATAGGAAGATGAGCGTTAACTCGATCAACAAGATGGTCAGTGCGATTTCGTTTGGCGTTTTACGACGCTGCGCACCTTCAACCATGGCGATCATTCGGTCGAGGAAGGTTTCGCCCGGATTGACGCTACACTGGATCACTAACCAGTCGGACAGCACGCGCGTACCGCCAGTGACGGAAGCGAAATCGCCGCCGGACTCACGGATGACGGCGGCGGATTCCCCGGTAATGGCGCTTTCATCAACGGACGCACCGCCTTCCAGCACTTCACCGTCGCACGGGATGGTTTCACCCGCGCTCACCAGTACGAGATCGCCTTTACGTAGGCTGTCAGCCGGAACCGATTCCGAACTGGCATTGTGATTGGGTGCAGAGAGCTTGTTCGCCCAACTGGTTTTCTTTACGCCTTTCAGCGCATTTGCCTGTGCTTTGCTGCGGCCTTCCGCCAATGCTTCAGCCATGTTGGCAAACAGCACGGTAAACCATAGCCAGAGTGTCACCAGTCCGGTGAATACAGCATTGCCTTCGGTTTTACCTGCCAGAATAGCCAGCCAGACGAGGCTCGTCAGCATGCTACCGAGGTACACCACAAACATAACCGGGTTGCGCCACTGCACGCGCGGGTCGAGTTTCTTCAGCGCCTCTTTTAGCGCTGAGCGGATTAACGTGCTGTCGAACAGCGTTTGCTGTTTACGTTTGCCAACGTGGCGGGAGGCCTCACCCTGTTGCGATGAGGTCGGTTCCTGTGTTGCCTGATGATTCATCGTGTGACGAGTCATAAAAAATCTCCAGCCTTAGTGAGTCAGGCCGAACTGTAAATGTTCAGCAACTGGCCCTAACGCCAGTGCAGGGATAAATGTCAACGCACCAATTAGCAGAACGATGGCGATGAGCATGCCGATAAACAGCGGACTACGGGTGGACAATGAGCCTTTGCTTTCCGGCTGGCGCTTTTTCACCACCAGCGAACCGGCGATAGCCAGCACCGGCAGCATGACGGTAAAGCGGCCCAGCAGCATGGCGACAGCGAGCAGCACGTTGTAGAACGGCGTATTGACGCTCAGGCCAGCAAACGCGCTGCCGTTGTTGTTCGCGGCGGAAGACACGGCATAGAGCACTTCACTAAAGCCGTGCGCGCCGGGGTTCAGAATGCCGCTGCGGCCGGCTTCTGTACTCAGTGCCAGCGCGGTGCCGAGCAACACCAGTGCGGGGGGAATCAGAATCGCCAGCGCCGTCATCTTCATCTCATAGACTTCGATCTTTTTGCCCAAATATTCCGGTGAGCGGCCAATCATCAGGCCAGCGATAAAGACGGTCAGAAGCACAAACAGCAGCATGCCGTACAACCCTGAACCGACGCCACCGAACACCACTTCGCCAATCTGCATCAGCCACAGGGGAACCATACCGCCGAGCGCCGTGAAGGAGTCATGCATGGCGTTCACCGCACCTGTTGACGTCGCGGTGGTGACAACGGCATACAGGCTGGACGTCAGTACGCCAAAACGTGTCTCTTTGCCTTCCAGATTTGCCGCGCTGTCCGCCCCTAATGCCAGTAGATGGGGGTTACCGGTGACCTCCATTTTCATCATGACGGCAGCCGCGACGATAAAGATCAGCGCCATCGCCCACAGCAGTGCATGACCCTGACGCTTGTCGCTCACGGCCTTACCAAAGGCGAAGCACAGCGCGGTAGGAATCAGCAGGATCGTCAGCATTTGCACGATGTTGCTCAGTGCTGTCGGGTTTTCAAACGGATGCGCCGAGTTTGCGCCAAAGAAGCCGCCACCGTTGGTGCCTAGCAGTTTAATCGCTTCCTGTGAGGCGACAGGCCCCATTGGTAGCGTTTGGGCTGTTCCGCCCAGCGTGGTTAAATGTTGATAAGGCAGCAGGTTCTGCAACACCCCTTGACTGACGAAGAACAGCGCTAACAGCAGAGACAGCGGCAGTAACACGTACAGCGTGATACGCAACAGATCGAGCCACGCGTTGCCTAATGTATCGACACAGCGACGGGAAAATGCGCGGATTAACGCGAAGGCCACCGCAATACCGCTGGCGGCAGAAAGGAAGTTTTGTACCGTTAGTCCGACCATCTGGCTCAGGTAGCTCAGCGTGTTTTCACCGCTGTAAGCCTGCCAGTTGGTGTTGGTGACAAAACTGATAGCCGTGTTTAACGCTAAATGCCACGACAGCCCCGGCATATTTTCTGGGTTAAGCGGTAGATAGCCCTGCGCCATTAACAGCACAAACAGGACGACAATCCCGAGCAGGTTGAGGGTCAAAATAGCCATCGCATACTGCTGCCAGCGCATCTCCGTTGTATCCAGAGCGAAGAAGCGCGCCATCCCCGTTTCGAATTTTTGCAGGAACACCCCTGTTTCGCCTTCAATCAGGCGAGTCAGCCCACTACCCAACGGCTGGGCTACGATCAGCACCGTGAGCAGCAGGCCAAAGATCAGTAAAAAAGCGTCAGCGGCCATCAGAATTCCTCCGCCTTCAACAAGGCATAAACCAGATAGACCAGTAACAGCAGCACGAGCAGGCTGCCTAAGACGATGCTGAGCGTCACAACACACCTCCGGAACAAAATAGACAGCGTGAGGGTAGAGAAAAGCAGGAAAAGAAGGTGCAAATTTCCCGTCTGTGGGCGTAAAAAAAGTATAAAAATGGGCTGAAATGGAAAGTAGACGGTGGAGATCTCCACATAAAAATATGTAAAATGTTGATATCCTTGGCTTGGTAAGGATATAGGATAAATTAATAGGCAGAGCGTGTTTTATTTATGGAGAGATATAGTAAGGTGATGAAATGAATCAGCAAGTTGAATTTTATATGGAACCTATTCGGTTTTTTAAAAACCCATTGTTTTTATCTGGATCTAAAAAATCCTCATTTAAACACGATGTGATTGCGAAAAAAGATGATGCTTTAAGGCTTATTTTTAGCCAGGACGTACCTTCAGGTTATTGGATTTGGGATGATTTTTTTTCTGGTCTAATATCAGAATTGATATTAGATGATAATTATGATTTAGCACATAAAGATATCGTTAAGAAAATCATAGCTGAGAATGATAACACATTAAAAGAAACTATAAGGAAAAGGAAAGAATATCTTATAAGAAAAAAGGCAGGACTGGCCGGTAATTCTGAGTATGATGAGTTTGTTAAGGAGGTCGGTGATGAGTGCAATTATATGTTAATGATGCTGAGTGTGCAGAGATATTTGAAAGGCGAGGGCGTTAACAATAAACTTGAGGAGTTGTTCGATATTTTTAAAATGGGTTTTTTACCTTGTGGGGTGAAGAAAAACGCTAATGAAATCGTTATTTTTGATCCATCAGTATTAACGGTTGTTTAACTCAGGGGTCTATAGTGTTTTAGGTGGTAATAATAACTATGGGTATGTATATAACTCGATAGGGGATAATAAGGTATTTGATATGGTTAACTCTAAATGGTTTATAATGTGGCTGAAATTACGGGGGGTAAATGAATTTATATAATAAGACATTGCTCAATGAGTTTTACTCTCAAAACTCTTCTAAAGAGGAGTTAATTAAGAGATTTGACCTTGGGTGCTATAGCCCTGCTGCGTTCATTTCAAAAGAAATAGACATCGCATCAAAAAAAGAAAATGCCGATGAATTAGAAGATGCGATAACGCTTATTTTTATTTTTAATGAAAAGGACATTCCTGTAGAACAGCTAAATTTTTTGTTACTTGAACACTGGCATTATAAGCATGAGGATATTGCTAGTTTGCTGCAGGACAGTAGTTCAGAAAGCAGTGTGGAGTGTTTATTTAAAGCCATTCAAGAGAATTATGAATACCTATCATTTGACGATAGTTATGCATTGGCAATAAAGTGTATATGGGCGTTAGGTAGAATAAATAACGAGAATGCCAAATCTAAATTATCCGAGCTGTGTCAATCAGATATAGAAATCATTAAATTGAATGCTGAAAACCAACTAGAGAGATTAGTAAATTCATCATTCGGTAGGCCACAAAACAAACAATAACATGTTCTGCGATAAAACATGTATGAATTGAGGGTTCTAATGATTTAGGCGGATTTTAATCCGTTTTCTAGCCATGATATATGCCACGGTCTATGGTTAAATATGATAAATTTCTTCATGCGGTAATTTATCATATGCTGCATTTAGTCTATTTGATATAACTAAATTGTGTATCTCAGTAACGTGTTCAGTTATATCGTGAATGTCAACTATCCATTCTTCTGTGTAACGTTTAACTGCCTCTCCTCGTAATCCAATTTGAATAGTACGATAATCCAATTTGTTCAACAGCAGATCACGCTCAGGATCCCATTGAATAACAACGTTGGAATCCGTGACTTTTTTCTTCCATTCATCATTGGATAGGCAACTGTCATCAGCACGATGACTAAGAACGCCTTGGTTGATAATTTCTCGGAAGCCACTGTGAGTGAGGTCTATTGCCAAAATTCGGTTCTGGCCGGGATCTTTTTTAGCCCAACCTGAACGATACATCATCCATAAAAATGAAGGTTTAATCCAGGTCATACGAGAAAGGCTAAATGGTGGTGAGATAAATTTTCCATTCGCAAGCGTACTATCCGCTATTTCATCAGAATATGCCTGATAAACACGAATAAACGAAGATGTGTAATAAGCTCTAAGCTGTTTTTGCGGAATTGTTTCAGAACTATCCATGCTATCGTCTCCTTAGAAATATAAAGTTAATTTAAATATTTATACCCCTTTTTTCAACCCTCATTGGATTGAAATGATCGGTATTCTTCTGGTTAGGCGCGTTGACTATCACCATCGCTTCGCCCACTTGAGCGTCAATGGTCAGGCGGGTGATTTCAAACGTTTGCTTTGCCATCGGAGAACGAGGGGATTGAAGAGACACCTAATATGCTAATCCGGCAATACACATGATGCTCATCCTCTTGCCCATAAATTAACTAATAGTAAGTTTATCGTTAACGTTATTGTAACTTAATGACGTGATGACGAAAAAGTTGGCGATTATTTCGTCTTTTTCTGGTCCGATGAGTAGTAAACTTTCAGGAAAGACGGTAAAATTTTAACCAATATCACAGTTCTTATTTTATCGTTATGAAAAGCGCCACTGAACAAGGGCGCTTATCCCTGAGGAGGATCGTTATGTCGCTTTATACTACTTATCCCTTGCACCGTATTCTCCTGCGTCGCGCCGCCGTGGTTGCCATCGGCGTCTTGACGTTACCGGTGATGCTGTTCCGCCGCGATCGGGCACGTTTTTACAGCTATCTACACCGTGTCTGGCTGAAAACCAGCGATAAACCGGTATGGATGGCGCAGTCCGAAGCTGCTGCCTGCGATTTTTATTAAGGCCAGCGTGTAAGATCTGTCGTGTTTATCTGCGGGATCGCAGATAAACACGAAAATAAACCATACTTCATTGATGGAGTGTCGGTTCAAGAGGTTTTGACGTTGTTTGATCTTCTCCCTTCTCGCTAGTTCTCCCTTTGTTCCTCTCCAATCTCATGATTTATTACTTTATTCTTTGCTATGACTACACTGAATCGCGGTGAAATCCGCTATGCTGGTCAGAGGGTTTGCAGAATGCCAACGCACATGCAGCTTGAACTATGACGGGTATAAGGATAAATCATGACGCTTGAACTCATCCCTGTTGGTATCAGCACCTGTCTGCTCGGTAACCCCGTGCGGTTTGATGGTGGACACAAGCGTTTGACGTTTGCTGCTGAACAGTTGGCACCCTATTTTCGTTTTGAGCCAGTCTGCCCGGAAATGGCGATTGGTTTACCTGTGCCGCGTCCGGCACTCAGGCTGGTGCGCGAAGGGGAAAGCTGCATCACACTACGCGCCAGCAATGGTTCGCCGCTGGATGTCACCCAGCAGATGACGGTGTTTTCTGCTGACAAAGTCAGTCAGCTTCAGCATTTATGCGGGTATATCGTCTGCGCTAAATCGCCAAGCTGCGGCATGGAGCGCGTGAAGATTTACGATGAAACGCAAAAGGATGCGCGTAAAAGTGGAATCGGCCTGTTTACGCAGGAGTTGATGCGGAAAATGCCCTGGCTGCCTGTTGAAGAAGATGGGCGTCTGCAAGATCCCGGCTTGCGGGAAAATTTCATTGAACGCGTTTATGCACTGCACGAACTGAATCAGCTATGGCAAAACGGGCTGAGCCGTGGCGCGCTAATTGCCTTTCATAGCCGCTATAAATTACTGCTGTTGGCGCATTCCCAGCCGGAATACCGTGAGCTGGGGCCGTTTGTTGCGGGGATCGATAAGTGGGAGTCGCTGGAGGACTACATTGTTGAATACCGGATGCGGTTGATGAAGCTGTTATCAACGCCTGCGACGCGACGTA contains these protein-coding regions:
- a CDS encoding YbgA family protein, whose translation is MTLELIPVGISTCLLGNPVRFDGGHKRLTFAAEQLAPYFRFEPVCPEMAIGLPVPRPALRLVREGESCITLRASNGSPLDVTQQMTVFSADKVSQLQHLCGYIVCAKSPSCGMERVKIYDETQKDARKSGIGLFTQELMRKMPWLPVEEDGRLQDPGLRENFIERVYALHELNQLWQNGLSRGALIAFHSRYKLLLLAHSQPEYRELGPFVAGIDKWESLEDYIVEYRMRLMKLLSTPATRRNHTNVLMHVQGYFRRQLNSQQRQELAQLIDRYRQGLQPLLAPITLLKHYMAEYPDAYLAQQRYFEPYPEALRLRYGH
- the kdpC gene encoding potassium-transporting ATPase subunit KdpC, which codes for MRYLRSSLCLFLLLVLFTGLAYPLLTTVLAQWLFPAQANGSLIYRDNAVVGSSLIGQPFSQAGYFQGRPSATSDAPYNALASGGSNLAASNPALDKQLSERATYWHQTIGNQQPIPTELLTASGSGLDPQISPEAARYQALYIAQARGMSLQQIQQLIDHFTESSKPAFIGQPTVNVLLLNLALDEEKPLP
- the kdpF gene encoding K(+)-transporting ATPase subunit F, yielding MTLSIVLGSLLVLLLLVYLVYALLKAEEF
- the kdpA gene encoding potassium-transporting ATPase subunit KdpA, giving the protein MAADAFLLIFGLLLTVLIVAQPLGSGLTRLIEGETGVFLQKFETGMARFFALDTTEMRWQQYAMAILTLNLLGIVVLFVLLMAQGYLPLNPENMPGLSWHLALNTAISFVTNTNWQAYSGENTLSYLSQMVGLTVQNFLSAASGIAVAFALIRAFSRRCVDTLGNAWLDLLRITLYVLLPLSLLLALFFVSQGVLQNLLPYQHLTTLGGTAQTLPMGPVASQEAIKLLGTNGGGFFGANSAHPFENPTALSNIVQMLTILLIPTALCFAFGKAVSDKRQGHALLWAMALIFIVAAAVMMKMEVTGNPHLLALGADSAANLEGKETRFGVLTSSLYAVVTTATSTGAVNAMHDSFTALGGMVPLWLMQIGEVVFGGVGSGLYGMLLFVLLTVFIAGLMIGRSPEYLGKKIEVYEMKMTALAILIPPALVLLGTALALSTEAGRSGILNPGAHGFSEVLYAVSSAANNNGSAFAGLSVNTPFYNVLLAVAMLLGRFTVMLPVLAIAGSLVVKKRQPESKGSLSTRSPLFIGMLIAIVLLIGALTFIPALALGPVAEHLQFGLTH
- a CDS encoding YbfA family protein; its protein translation is MSLYTTYPLHRILLRRAAVVAIGVLTLPVMLFRRDRARFYSYLHRVWLKTSDKPVWMAQSEAAACDFY
- the kdpD gene encoding two-component system sensor histidine kinase KdpD, producing MIDGEDRRPDPDSLLAQIGTLPRGKLKIFFGACAGVGKTYAMLQEAQRLRAQGLDILVGVVETHGRSETAALLDGLPQLPLKHLRHHGRHTVEFDLDAALARCPALILIDELAHSNVSGSRHPKRWQDVQELLDAGIDVFTTVNVQHLESLNDVVGGVTGIKVRETVPDPIFDQASEVILVDLPPDDLRQRLNEGKVYLPLQAERAVENFFRKGNLIALRELALRRLADRVDDQMRAMRAGQGREQVWHTRDAILLCIGHGTGNEKLVRTAARLAARLGSAWHAVYVETPRLHRLPEPQRRAILRALKLAQDLGAETVTLSEPDEELAVLRYAREHNLGKIVIGRHVEQRFGWWWRTRFAERLGRLGPDLDLVVVAVQDDPPAAPIKTPDARGLVEKWRMQLFGCGLATLLCAFITLLASWSPFAMLESVNLVMIYLLAVVIVALFFGRWPSVFAAVINVASFDLFFILPRGTFAVSDAQYLLTFAVMLGVGLLVGNLTAGVRYQARVARYREQRVRHLYEMSKALNRSLSSTDIVETSQHFLSTTFQAKIAVLLTDSLPPISPDRQQPTRDHQSLIVDNAIARWSVDHRAPAGAGTSTLPGVSYQVLPLTTTQQTFGVLAIEPNNARQLMIPEQQRLLETFTVLIANALERLHLMQSTENARLDAEREQLRNSLLAALSHDLRTPLTVLFGQAEILTLNLASEGSPYAPQANQIRQHILNTTRLVNNLLDMARIQSDGFNLRKEWQTPEELIGSALQQLESALAKNTIQVNLPDEMVLVYCDAGLVERVFINLLENALKYAGEQATIVITAHAIPQTDMQENALEIIVQDNGPGIEHGQESMIFDKFSRGHKESSIPGVGLGLAICRAVIEIHGGRIWASHTENGGAAFHFTLPLSAPPDLEPEEIEEH
- the kdpE gene encoding two-component system response regulator KdpE translates to MQATILIVEDEKEIRRFVRQALEGEGCRVFDAETMQRGLLEAATRKPDLIILDLGLPDGNGIDYIRDLRQWSSLPVIVLSARTDEQDKIEALDAGADDYLTKPFGIGELLARLRVALRRHSHTQQETPLVSFGTITVDLLNRQVNRDGQELHLTPIEFRLLATLLANPGKVLTQRQLLTQVWGPNAVEHSHYLRIYMGHLRQKLESDPARPRHLLTETAIGYRFMP
- the kdpB gene encoding potassium-transporting ATPase subunit KdpB, translated to MTRHTMNHQATQEPTSSQQGEASRHVGKRKQQTLFDSTLIRSALKEALKKLDPRVQWRNPVMFVVYLGSMLTSLVWLAILAGKTEGNAVFTGLVTLWLWFTVLFANMAEALAEGRSKAQANALKGVKKTSWANKLSAPNHNASSESVPADSLRKGDLVLVSAGETIPCDGEVLEGGASVDESAITGESAAVIRESGGDFASVTGGTRVLSDWLVIQCSVNPGETFLDRMIAMVEGAQRRKTPNEIALTILLIELTLIFLLATATLYPFSWFGVQANHSGDVVDVTVLVALLVCLIPTTIGGLLSAIGVAGMSRMLGANVIATSGRAVEAAGDIDVLLLDKTGTITLGNRQASAFLPAPGVTEQALADAARLASLADETPEGRSIVVLAKQRFNLAEQDLRSLDATFVPFTAQTRMSGVNFGQRTIRKGAVDALRRYIEANNGDFPHQVEEAVSNVARSGGTPLVVAEGKRVLGVVELKDIVKSGIKARFAELRSMGIKTVMITGDNPLTAAAIAAEAGVDDFLAEATPETKLELIRQYQAEGRLVAMTGDGTNDAPALAQADVAVAMNSGTQAAKEAGNMVDLDSNPTKLIEVVHIGKQMLMTRGSLTTFSIANDVAKYFAIIPAAFAATYPQLNALNVMQLHSPTSAMLSAVIFNALIIVFLIPLALKGVRYRPMSAAAQLSRNLWIYGLGGLLVPFLGIKLIDMLLTGLNLA
- a CDS encoding DUF4291 domain-containing protein, giving the protein MDSSETIPQKQLRAYYTSSFIRVYQAYSDEIADSTLANGKFISPPFSLSRMTWIKPSFLWMMYRSGWAKKDPGQNRILAIDLTHSGFREIINQGVLSHRADDSCLSNDEWKKKVTDSNVVIQWDPERDLLLNKLDYRTIQIGLRGEAVKRYTEEWIVDIHDITEHVTEIHNLVISNRLNAAYDKLPHEEIYHI